One window of Psychrobacillus sp. FSL H8-0483 genomic DNA carries:
- a CDS encoding serine hydrolase, whose protein sequence is MKTLVSRIEGLIEQSKGTWGIVLEDLDLGQKWELNGDELFYAASVIKVPIMVAVFSAVEHGELALTDPIILKQDGFVGGSGVLQHLTPGTSLSIQDIIMLMIIQSDNTATNILIDLVGVDNIVQSMKKEGMEKSTIYHKLMMNNPNPKDFNQITANDIAKVLKQMATGGLVSLKASDQMIGMMKKQQIKDCLPEKLPSPYSNFNNGMTAWELAHKTGWIPGTRHDVGIFFVGQRKLVVTVLSKDEDDLISKQIISDIGEEIYHYLR, encoded by the coding sequence GTGAAAACACTTGTAAGTAGAATCGAGGGTTTGATTGAACAATCAAAAGGTACATGGGGAATCGTTTTGGAAGATTTGGATTTAGGGCAGAAGTGGGAGTTAAATGGAGATGAACTCTTTTACGCAGCAAGTGTTATTAAAGTACCTATAATGGTTGCAGTTTTCTCCGCTGTTGAACACGGGGAATTAGCGTTAACTGATCCAATTATTCTAAAGCAAGACGGCTTCGTAGGTGGTTCTGGTGTTCTTCAACACTTGACCCCGGGAACGTCTCTATCCATTCAAGACATTATTATGCTGATGATTATCCAAAGTGATAACACTGCAACGAATATACTGATTGATCTTGTTGGAGTGGATAACATTGTACAGTCGATGAAAAAAGAGGGGATGGAGAAGAGTACAATTTATCATAAGCTAATGATGAATAATCCAAATCCAAAAGACTTCAATCAAATTACAGCGAATGATATTGCAAAGGTTTTAAAACAGATGGCTACAGGGGGTCTAGTGTCTTTAAAAGCTAGTGATCAAATGATTGGTATGATGAAAAAGCAACAAATAAAAGATTGTTTACCAGAAAAACTACCGTCCCCATACTCCAATTTCAATAATGGCATGACTGCTTGGGAGTTGGCTCATAAAACAGGATGGATTCCGGGTACTCGCCACGATGTTGGCATCTTTTTCGTTGGACAACGAAAACTAGTTGTAACTGTTCTATCAAAGGACGAAGATGACTTAATATCCAAGCAAATCATATCTGATATCGGAGAAGAGATATATCATTATTTGCGATGA